In Pseudofrankia saprophytica, one genomic interval encodes:
- a CDS encoding superoxide dismutase family protein gives MRRTRCSRAATGMIIGLVPLALAACGSSTSPPAAAAQTSMSPTASASGATASPSSLPALSAPPTVVLAEFTKYSPDTRAITYDPARVPVGSDVAVVSVQANGQTLTLLAVRGLPPNQHFGAHVHMNACGENPEAAGSHYQNRVDPTQPSVNPDYANPQNEIWLDFTTDAAGSAHVESNVGWTFGARPHKSIVIHAEHTSTEPGHAGTAGARLACVNV, from the coding sequence ATGCGCCGTACCAGATGCTCACGCGCCGCGACCGGAATGATCATCGGACTCGTCCCGCTGGCGCTCGCCGCCTGCGGCTCCTCGACGAGCCCGCCGGCCGCCGCCGCGCAGACCTCGATGTCCCCCACGGCCTCCGCCTCGGGCGCGACGGCCTCCCCGTCGTCGCTGCCCGCCCTGTCCGCCCCGCCCACCGTGGTGCTCGCCGAGTTCACGAAGTACAGCCCGGACACCAGGGCCATCACCTACGATCCAGCGCGCGTCCCGGTCGGCTCGGACGTCGCCGTCGTGTCGGTGCAGGCCAACGGCCAGACCCTGACCCTGCTCGCGGTCCGCGGGCTGCCCCCGAACCAGCACTTCGGCGCGCACGTGCACATGAACGCGTGCGGTGAGAACCCGGAGGCGGCCGGCTCGCACTACCAGAACCGGGTCGACCCCACGCAGCCGTCGGTGAACCCCGATTACGCCAACCCACAGAACGAGATCTGGCTGGACTTCACCACGGACGCGGCCGGGTCGGCCCACGTGGAGTCGAACGTCGGCTGGACGTTCGGCGCCCGGCCGCACAAGTCGATCGTGATCCACGCGGAGCACACGTCCACCGAACCGGGCCACGCGGGCACGGCCGGCGCCCGCCTGGCCTGCGTGAACGTCTGA